The genomic DNA AGGTGCTTGGGGCCGGTCGCGTCGGCGGTGATGAAGGGCAGGTTGATCTCGGTCTCCAACACGGTGGAGAGCTCGATCTTGGCCTTCTCCGCCGCCTCCTTCAGGCGCTGCAGCGCCATGCGGTCCTGGCGCAGATCGATCCCCTGGTCGCGCTGGAACTCCTCGCAGATCCAGTCGATGATGCGCTGATCGAAGTCGTCGCCGCCCAGGAACGTATCCCCATTGGTGGACCGCACCTCGAACACGCCGTCGCTCACCTCCAGGATGGAGATGTCGAAGGTGCCGCCCCCCAGATCGTAGACGGCGATGCACTCATCCTTCGTGCGGTCTAGCCCGTAGGCCAGGGCAGAGGCGGTCGGCTCGTTGATGATGCGCAGCACCTCCAGCCCGGCGATGCGGCCGGCGTCTTTGGTGGCCTGGCGCTGCGAGTCGTTGAAGTAGGCCGGTACCGTGATCACCGCCTGGGTCACCGGCTGCCCCAGATAGGCCTCGGCGTCCGCCTTGATCTTCTGCAGGATCATCGCCGAGATCTCGGGTGGGGCGTATTCCTTATCGCCCATCACCACCCAGGCGTCCCCGTTGGGGCGCTCGATGATCTTGTAGGGAAGCAGCTCTCGGGCCTTCTGCACCTCGGGATCGCTGTACTTGCGTCCCATGAGCCGCTTCACGGAGAAGATCGTGTTGTCCGGGTTGGTGATGGCCTGGCGGCGGGCGATCTGTCCCACCATCCGCTCTCCCGTCTTCGGGTTGATAGCCACCACGGAGGGGATCAGGTGCCCGCCCTCCGAGCTGGGGATCACCACTGGTTGGCCGCCCTCGATAACGGCGACCACGGAATTCGTCGTCCCTAGATCGATGCCTATAACCTTGCCCATATCCCTCTATCGCCTCCAGTTGATTGCGCCGGTCACCGGGCGACGCGCACCATCGCGGGGCGCAGCACGCGATCGCCCAATCGGTATCCCTTGCGCACCACAGCGATCACATGTCCGCTCTCGACCTCGTCGCTCTCCTCGTGGGTCACGGCCTCGTGCTGCGTGGGGTCGAACGGCTGCCCCACGGGGTCGATGGGGGTCACCCCCTCCTGCTCCAGGAGGCTCTGCAGCTTGCGACGGATCAGGGCGAACCCTTCCACCCAGGAGCTTTCGGCCACATCCTCGGGTAGATGTTCAAAGGCCAGGTCGAAATCATCGAGGATGGGCAGGAGTTTGCTGATCAGCGCCGCGTTCGCCTGCTGCATGAACGCTTCCTGCTCACGCTCCTGGCGCTTTCGGTAGTTGGCGAACTCGGCCGCGGTGCGCCGCCATTGGTCCAGGTAGTCCTCCGCCTGGGCCTGTGCCTCGGCCAGCTGGGCCTCCAGCGCGGCGATTCGCTCCTCAGGCGGGACCTCCTCCTCTTCCGCTTCCGCGGTCTCCGGCGCCTCCTGGACGGCTTCGTCCTTTTCTTCGGAGATGGCCGCCTCGTCGACCGTCGCTTCCTCGGCTTCTGCGGCGGCTTCCTCCGCGATCGCCATCTCCTCTTCTTCCATCGTTACATCGGGTCGTGTCCGCTCTTCTCCACTCATGGTCTCCTGAAAGCCTCCGATCGCCTGTGTCGGTGTGCCGGTGGTAGGGGCCGGGCCCCATGCCGGATTAAGGTCTGTACTACCCCATACGGTTCAGGTGTACAAAAGGTGCCCTTTTCGACATCTCACGCTGCAATGCGGCGCCCTCGCGCTATGCCGATGGGCGTCTTCATCTTGAGCAGACGCGAGGAACGGGTGCATTGGTCAGGGGATGTCCCATCCCTCTCGATCAGCACCCGTACCACTCGCGCAAGAGATCGCTCATTAACGTGGAGACGTAGCGCACGGCGGAGATCGCCCGCGCGTAGGGCATGCGGATGGGGCCGACGATCCCCAGGACGCCTGTGGCCACATCCTCCTGCCCGTAACGTGAGAGGACAAGGCTCACGTCTTGCAGGGCCTCCCACCGCCCTTCGCCCCCGATGATGACCTGCACGGTGTTCACGCCCCGCATGTGGGCCAGGATGGACTCCAGGAGGGGGCGCTCCTCCAACACCTGCACGATCCGCCGGGCGGATTCTCGCTGGGCGAACTCCGGCGCGTCGAGGACGTGGAGGAGCCCGTCCCGGTAGATGTAATCGCTGACGCGGCCGTCGGCGCGGCGCATGAGGTCTCGCACCAACATGATGATCTGGCGCTCCAGCCCGGTGGTGACGGGGGCGCGTCCGGTCAGCTCCTCGCTGGTGGCCCCGCGCAGCCTCTCGTTCAGCATATCGGCGATGCGATTGAGCTGCTCCTGGGGAACCGGGCCATCCAGCTTCAGCATGTGTTGCTTCACCATGCCTCCGCTGAGCACCACCATGAGCAGGACGACGGCGTCGTGGAGCGCGATGAGGTCCAGGTGCTCGAAGCGGCTCTTGGGGGCCTTGGGCATGGTGGCCAGAGCGGCACCTCGCGCCGTGCGGGCCAGGATCGCGGCCGCCAGCCGCACCCACTGGTCGAGCTCCATGCGCGCCTGATGGAACTGATGCCGGATCATCAGCAGCTCCTCCGGCGACAGCTCCATATCGCCGACCAGGTGCTCGACGAAGTATCGATATCCTTCCTTAGTGGGAACGCGCCCGGCCGAGGTGTGAGGATGGGTCAGGTAGCCCTTTTCCTCCAGGGCCGCCAGTTCATTGCGGACCGTGGCCGGGCTGTATCCCAGGCCGTACCGTTCGACCAGCGCTTTGGACCCGATAGGCTGGGCGGTCTCCACGTACGCGCGTACGACCAGTCCGAGAATGGCCTGCTGTCTGGGCGTGAGCGCTTCCATCCGGTTCCCTCGTGAAATGGCTGGTAGGTGTCACCAAGCACGCTTGTGTTCCCCCCTCAGGGGAGGTGATGTATCCAACGCGGTGGGAACTCCGTGGATCGCTAGCGGCGTGAGCCGCAAACCTGGCGGCATTCCCACCGCAACGGACACATGACCCAAGGGATGGATGGTTGCCTGATGAGCCTGTTTTTAGCACTCTCGTTGTTAGAGTGCTAAAACACGGGCGACATCATACCATGAAGCCGGGGGAGTGTCAAAAACGCGGGCCCGGGCCCGCCCCGCGCCGGCAGGAGGGATTCGGTGGGCCGGATCAGATCACCTGCGCCGCGGGCAGGGCGATGTAGAAGGTGCTCCCGCGCCCTTCCCCTTCGCTTTCCACCCAGATCCGACCGCCGTGTCCCTCCACGATCTGCTTGCACAGCGCCAGCCCGATCCCCATACCACCGAAGCGGCGGGTCGTATCCCCCTCCACCTGGTGGAATCGTTCGAACACCTTGTCCAGCTGATCGGGTGGGATCCCCACGCCCTGATCCGCGATCGAGAGCATGAAGTCCTGGCCTTCTCGCCAGGCTCGCAGGCGGATCTCCCCTCCGGACGGGCTGAACTTGGTAGCGTTGTCCAGCAGGTTGTCGATCACCTGATTCAGCAGCTCCAGATCCCCCTCGATGGTGGGCACATCCGGGGCGATCTCCACATGAAGGTGAAGCCCCGCCTCCTTTGCCCGGTGTTGCCAGTTGGTCTGCACGCTCTTCAGCCAGGACACCGGATCCATTCTCGTCTTTTGGAGGGTGTCCGGGGCCAGGGCCTGTAGGGTCAGCAGGCGTTGCACCATGTGGTGGAGCCGCTCGCAGTTGTCGTAAAGGGTCTCCACCACCTCGGTCTGTTGAGTCGTCAGCGGCCCCAGCGTGCCCGTCTTCAGCATCTCCGCGCATCCCCGGATCAGCGTCAGCGGGGTGCGCAGCTCGTGGGAGACGTTCTGGATCATCTCGTCCTTGGCGTGCAGCGCCTCTTGCAGCTGCGCGTTGGTCTTCTGGAGGGATGCGTACAGGCGAGCGTTCTCCAGGGCCACCGCGGCCTGGCGGGCGAAGGCCTCCAGCGCCTCCCGTTCCGCCTCCGACCAGGTGTGGGGCTTGTCGTAGTAGCAGCCCGCGGCTGCCACCGTCCGTCCCTCATAGACCAGGGGCCAGACCGCGACCGCCCGGAACCCCTCCGTCTGCGCCAGGGTTCGCGTGAGGGAGTCCTGGGGCAGC from Chloroflexota bacterium includes the following:
- the hrcA gene encoding heat-inducible transcription repressor HrcA yields the protein MEALTPRQQAILGLVVRAYVETAQPIGSKALVERYGLGYSPATVRNELAALEEKGYLTHPHTSAGRVPTKEGYRYFVEHLVGDMELSPEELLMIRHQFHQARMELDQWVRLAAAILARTARGAALATMPKAPKSRFEHLDLIALHDAVVLLMVVLSGGMVKQHMLKLDGPVPQEQLNRIADMLNERLRGATSEELTGRAPVTTGLERQIIMLVRDLMRRADGRVSDYIYRDGLLHVLDAPEFAQRESARRIVQVLEERPLLESILAHMRGVNTVQVIIGGEGRWEALQDVSLVLSRYGQEDVATGVLGIVGPIRMPYARAISAVRYVSTLMSDLLREWYGC
- a CDS encoding nucleotide exchange factor GrpE, which gives rise to MSGEERTRPDVTMEEEEMAIAEEAAAEAEEATVDEAAISEEKDEAVQEAPETAEAEEEEVPPEERIAALEAQLAEAQAQAEDYLDQWRRTAAEFANYRKRQEREQEAFMQQANAALISKLLPILDDFDLAFEHLPEDVAESSWVEGFALIRRKLQSLLEQEGVTPIDPVGQPFDPTQHEAVTHEESDEVESGHVIAVVRKGYRLGDRVLRPAMVRVAR